A DNA window from Rhineura floridana isolate rRhiFlo1 chromosome 11, rRhiFlo1.hap2, whole genome shotgun sequence contains the following coding sequences:
- the TNS4 gene encoding tensin-4 isoform X2 has protein sequence MSPARAKCQESWQNSASPSNPPLSMSPPNLGHLFSYGGTHRRNGDSSGHIAFMGGHDPGGPQHPTGRQSPTCIRVSESISIPQGDQKNYGPRSRLASSPGFEHFLKLSQHGRMGQRGSEASLLSTSPGSDTSYILGSSSQSLSNNEPNTPQTGLTGSPSSIGSLNGSSIGSCSSGSHCPGVTCSQKGTASLPQLFQKGQTQSCSSSPVASSPSPIPIVLINGRLEDTGISPKPSRIHPGSFKQKMPPSSSGPFSGTGSSHKTSSESSFSSSSSLDSYSKETQPTMKFVMDSSKYWFKPCITRDHAVQLLTDEPPGTFIMRDSTSYRGSFGLAMKVFGSKTGEDGSDHIRHFLIESSARGVHLKGADEEPYFGSLSAFVYQHTIMPLALPCRLVIPSQDFFGGGESPVSSEVTLPVSKKAAVCNLLYLHSMTMETLTGKAAVQKAVSATFELEIPPTPTIIHFKVTEQGITLTDIQRKVFFRRHYPLAAISFCDMDPENRKWQKFSKTSRIFGVVAKSPADSENTCHLFAEYDAVHPATHVVDFIKELLPTA, from the exons atgtCACCTGCCAGAGCAAAGTGTCAGGAGTCTTGGCAGAACTCAGCAAGTCCTTCCAACCCTCCACTCTCCATGTCTCCCCCAAACCTTGGCCATTTGTTTTCATATGGAGGAACCCACAGACGCAACGGTGACTCCAGTGGCCACATAGCCTTCATGGGTGGCCATGATCCTGGAGGCCCCCAGCATCCCACGGGGAGGCAGTCGCCAACTTGCATCCGAGTGTCTGAGAGTATCTCCATTCCACAGGGGgatcagaagaactatgggccAAGGTCTCGCCTGGCTTCCTCTCCAGGCTTTGAGCATTTCCTGAAGTTGTCACAGCACGGGAGGATGGGGCAGCGAGGCAGCGAGGCATCTCTGCTTTCGACAAGTCCTGGGTCAGATACCAGCTACATTCTTGGAAG CAGCTCCCAGTCGCTGTCCAATAATGAGCCTAACACTCCTCAGACTGGGTTGACGGGAAGTCCTTCCTCCATTGGATCCCTCAACGGCTCTTCCATTGGCTCCTGCAGCTCAGGTTCCCACTGCCCTGGTGTCACTTGCTCCCAGAAAGGCACTGCTTCCCTACCTCAGCTGTTCCAGAAAGGGCAGACCCAGAGCTGCTCTTCTTCACCCGTTGCAAGCTCCCCATCCCCTATCCCTATTGTGCTTATCAACGGCCGTCTAGAAGACACTGGGATTTCCCCAAAACCTTCCAGGATTCACCCAGGTTCTTTCAAACAGAAGATGCCCCCATCTAGTTCCGGCCCATTTTCAGGCACCGGCAGTTCCCACAAAACGTCTTCTGAgagctccttctcctcctcttcatctCTGGACA GCTATTCCAAAGAAACTCAACCAACTATGAAGTTTGTGATGGACTCTTCCAAATATTGGTTCAAGCCTTGTATCACAAGGGACCACG ctgtCCAGCTGCTGACTGATGAACCCCCTGGCACTTTCATCATGCGGGACAGTACATCTTACCGTGGCTCATTCGGCTTGGCCATGAAAGTCTTTGGCAGTAAAACAG gGGAGGATGGCAGTGATCACATCAGGCACTTCCTCATTGAGTCTTCTGCCCGAGGAGTGCATCTTAAGGGGGCTGATGAAGAGCCATATTTTG GTAGTCTCTCTGCGTTTGTGTATCAACACACCATCATGCCTTTAGCCCTGCCCTGCAGACTGGTTATCCCCAGCCAAG ATTTCTTTGGAGGAGGAGAAAGTCCTGTGAGCTCAGAAGTCACTCTTCCTGTTTCAAAGAAAGCTGCTG TTTGCAATCTCTTGTATCTGCACTCCATGACCATGGAGACACTTACTGGCAAAGCAGCGGTTCAGAAAGCCGTGTCCGCCACTTTTGAACTGgagatcccacccacccccaccatcATCCACTTCAAAGTTACTGAACAAGGAATCACTTTGACAGACATTCAGCGGAA GGTTTTTTTCAGGCGGCACTATCCTTTGGCTGCCATCAGCTTTTGTGACATGGATCCTGAAAACCGAAA